Proteins encoded within one genomic window of Triticum aestivum cultivar Chinese Spring chromosome 2D, IWGSC CS RefSeq v2.1, whole genome shotgun sequence:
- the LOC123055366 gene encoding ribosomal protein S12, mitochondrial-like, with the protein MPTKNQLIRHGREEKRRTDRTRASDQCPQKQGVCLRVSTRTPKKPNSALHKIAKVRLSNRHDIFAHIPGEGHNSQEHSIVLVRGGRVKDSPGVKSHRIRGVKDLLGIPDRRKGRSKYGAERPKSK; encoded by the coding sequence ATGCCTACAAAAAATCAATTGATTCGTCATGGTAGAGAAGAAAAACGGCGCACGGACCGTACTCGAGCTTCGGATCAATGTCCCCAGAAGCAAGGAGTATGCCTGCGTGTTTCGACGAGAACACCGAAAAAACCTAATTCAGCTCTACATAAGATAGCAAAAGTACGGTTGAGCAATCGACATGATATATTTGCTCACATTCCAGGCGAAGGTCATAATTCGCAGGAACATTCTATAGTCTTAGTCAGAGGAGGTAGAGTGAAAGATTCGCCAGGTGTGAAATCCCATCGTATTCGAGGAGTCAAGGATTTGCTGGGAATTCCGGATCGTAGAAAGGGAAGATCTAAATATGGTGCAGAAAGACCTAAATCGAAATGA
- the LOC123055368 gene encoding NADH-ubiquinone oxidoreductase chain 3-like: MSEFAPICIYLVISPLVSLIPLGVPFPFASNSSTYPEKLSAYECGSDPSGDARSRFDIRFYPVPILFIIPDPEVTFSFPWAVPPNKIDLFGSWSMMAFLLILTIGSLYEWKRGASDQE, encoded by the coding sequence ATGTCGGAATTTGCACCTATTTGTATCTATTTAGTGATCAGTCCGCTAGTTTCTTTGATTCCACTCGGTGTTCCTTTTCCATTTGCTTCCAATAGTTCGACCTATCCAGAAAAATTGTCGGCCTACGAATGTGGTTCCGATCCCTCCGGTGATGCCAGAAGTCGTTTCGATATACGATTTTATCCGGTTCCTATTTTATTTATTATCCCTGATCCGGAagtcaccttttcttttccttgggcAGTACCTCCTAACAAGATTGATCTGTTTGGATCTTGGTCCATGATGGCCTTTTTATTGATTTTGACGATTGGATCTCTCTATGAATGGAAAAGGGGTGCTTCGGATCAGGAGTAA